The Winogradskyella schleiferi genome has a window encoding:
- a CDS encoding GYDIA family GHMP kinase has product MNNNPRTYRSNGKLLLTAEYAVLDGAKALAIPTKYGQSLTVEANDTNNIYWQSYNELGKVWFECTLPFDEIATTDRKSQSRNDIKERLIEILQAAKSLNPDFLSSNQGFNIITHQDFNRLWGLGTSSTLINNVANWASVDAYQLLEQTFGGSGYDIACAQNDNPILFQLQQHQKPMVETVNFQPEFKQHLYFVYLNQKQNSRDGISSYKKLGKITSDSIEQINSITDTMIACKSLSEFESLIDTHETIISKLIQQVPIKTRLFSDFNGAVKSLGAWGGDFVLVASEDNPTSYFNAKGFDVVIPYENMV; this is encoded by the coding sequence TTGAACAACAATCCAAGAACATACCGAAGCAACGGAAAACTACTACTCACTGCAGAGTATGCCGTTTTAGATGGCGCAAAGGCATTGGCGATTCCAACAAAATATGGACAAAGCTTGACTGTTGAAGCGAATGATACTAATAATATTTATTGGCAGAGTTACAATGAATTGGGCAAGGTGTGGTTTGAATGCACACTTCCATTTGATGAGATTGCCACGACTGACAGAAAAAGTCAGTCTCGCAATGATATAAAAGAGCGGCTTATTGAAATATTACAAGCTGCAAAAAGTTTAAATCCTGATTTTTTAAGCTCAAATCAAGGTTTTAATATTATCACACATCAAGATTTTAATCGGCTTTGGGGTTTAGGCACTTCCTCTACTTTAATCAATAATGTAGCCAATTGGGCCAGTGTTGATGCTTATCAACTATTGGAACAAACATTTGGAGGTAGTGGTTATGATATTGCTTGCGCGCAAAATGATAACCCGATTTTATTTCAACTTCAACAGCATCAAAAACCAATGGTGGAAACGGTAAATTTTCAACCTGAATTTAAACAACATTTATATTTTGTATATCTCAACCAGAAACAAAATAGTCGCGATGGGATTTCTAGTTATAAGAAGCTTGGTAAAATCACTTCGGACAGCATTGAGCAAATTAACAGTATAACGGACACTATGATTGCTTGTAAATCCCTTTCAGAATTTGAAAGTTTGATCGATACTCATGAAACTATTATTTCAAAACTTATTCAGCAAGTACCGATTAAAACCCGCTTATTTTCGGATTTCAATGGCGCTGTAAAAAGTTTGGGAGCTTGGGGAGGCGATTTTGTTTTGGTGGCTTCTGAGGATAA